ATCTCTTTCCTCTCGAAGTAGGGCAAGTACCTGCACGACAATGATGTTTCACAAGCAAAATTCGATTTCttactatttattttatcaaaGTGAgctatgtatgtatgtatgtgtgtgtgtgtatatatatatatatctatattgtGACACGTACTTGTGCTGTGCGCATGATTTACATGACTTCATTTTGCTAATAATTAAACTCAAATTAATAGTGTAAGTTTaagtaaagaaaatattatattgatcCAGTGTAGATTATTTAGTCGAtgtgttttaaaaaaattaattagatttaaaaattaataaataaataaatttgattCACGAAAGAAGCAGGTATATATGTGCGGTCAATCTATATGGGAGAGAGAATCAACATAATATGAGTTGATAAAAGTAACTTGGCGCTTATTTATCTTAATAATACTCATTTGAGTCttgtaaatataaaaaaattatggctgtgatagttttattttttagtgggCCGACCTAGTTCAAATCGGATTGGTCGGAATCTATGTGAGACTTCCAAAACCAAGGAATACacacaaaaaagaagaaggaaagagagGCGTatggagagaagagaggaggaATGCATCGGATAGAAAATTGGGTAGTTAATTATCTATATCTACAATtataatcataattttttagtatACACGTTAGTATCAAGACGCTCAATAGACCACGACTAAACGCggattttctccattgatAAATAGATTCAAAtccaaaatcttatttaagaggAGGAAGCGGTAAACCATTTCAACCAAcccatataattaattattaccaTGCATTAGTGCTTGTTTTCAatcttaaatattttattaaggatattttaaaaaattttaacaccATAATGTTCTCTATTATAGTAATAATTAGGTTGTTGAACCCGTGCGTTGCACAAATTTtgttcaaaaaatttcataataagaaattaagtatgaaaataataattgatataGATTAGAGGGTTTGAATATGGTAAATTTTATATCacaatgatatatatttaattagagAATTATAGGTAAAGATCCGTGtacataattaatatttcaattatcaatgaaatttctaattaaataattttaaaaaattatgttaagTCAAAATCCTCAACTTTATTCAGTAAAAGAGTAGAAATTATAAAGCGTTTAAACTTTTGGACTTTTATATTCTCTTAtgcatttttcttatatattaagtGTTCgtgaatttgaataaatttaattgattttaataatttatctaTTGAacctttaatttttctttttttattatattattattactcataataacaaattatacaaattattatcatttaatttcattataatatattaacatatgaattagtaagacatttattatttgcccccccccccccatttttttgctgaataaattTACTATTTGCCTCTATTTTTTAGGGTggagtcaagtttatatattatatagatagatatatattcaACACACATTAATGTGGCCGTGACAAATTAGTTAAAGTATAATGCTTAGTTATTAAGATATAATACCTATTTGATACatatttcaattaaatatagGACATTTCTATCCCTATGATATTAACAAAATTTACCTTTATGACCCCATTTATTGTTCAGTTGtctaagtttatatatatatatatggattgatGTATAGTGGCAATCACTATTCCATTTCCAGCTCTACATTAGAACTCAATATGTCATTTGTTATATGAGCTTACTAACCTTGGACACGCATCGAGATTCCTTATTATGTATATCCAGCTCTAACTACCGTCCACATTCGTCGCATGAGCAATAAAAGTAGTGTAGTCGATTGCTTGTCCTAAAGTTCACCTTCTTGTaactgggaaaaaaaaagttcaccTCCTAGTTTGTTAGCTAAGTAGTTAGCTTTGGCGATCATTGAGACTACACAAGTTTTCCAATCAAGGAGATCATAAAGAATGGCCCGAACTTGTACGGTGTTAACGGGGCTTGTGTCTAAGGTAGCTCATCTATGCCCATTGCAAAAAATTCCCCACCGCTGCCTTCCTGTAGGAGTCTAGGCCGCGTCTCAGTCCCAGTGTGGCTAATCATCTCCTTGGACCAGCTAATGATCATAACCTTAATAATATATTGCCTCACCAACTAGCTAATCAGACGCCAACCCGTCCTCAGGTAGATTCTTCCTTTTGCTCCTCAGCCTATTGGGTATTAGCAGTCATTTTCAGCTGTTGTTCCCCTCTAAAGGGCAGATTCTTACGCATTATTCACCCGTCCATCATTGGAAACACTACTTCCCATCCGACTTGCAGGTGTTAAGCATGCTGCCAGTGTTCATCCTGAGCCATGATCAAACTCTCCATGAGACTCATAGTTGCATTACTTATAGCTTCCTTGTTCGTAGGCCGAGAGACTATTGCCGCAAGCAAGTAAGATTTCATCCGGATGACGCTGGGCCAAGATGTAAGACAGAACAAAGCCCAAGTAAGCCCACAAACTAAACGGATCATGACTTTCCTAAATAAAGCCCATTCAGTTTCTTCGGCCCAACCCAGAAAGCCCACTTCGCCTCCCTCTTCTCGTCACTGATCAGAAGGTATAACTTGTTCCCAAAGCCAATCCCCTTAAAAAATCTCCGACCATCTCATCCGCCCTCTCGCTCTGCCCCTCTGTCTGTGCTATCAATCGAAGAGAAGACATGGGTCAGGGAACTCCCGGCGGTCTTAACCGGCAGCCCGGCGATCGGAAGCAGGACGGGGCCgacaagaaggagaagaagttCGAGCCGGCGGCGCCGCCATCCCGGGTCGGCCGGAAGCAGCGGAAGCAGAAGGGGCCTGAGGCAGCTGCCCGGCTCCCCACGGTGACTCCCCTGACGAAATGTAAACTCCGGCTGCTGAAGCTCGAGCGGATCAAGGACTACCTGCTGATGGAGGAGGAGTTCGTCGCTAATCAGGAACGGCTCAAGCCGCAAGAGGAGAAGGCCGAGGAGGATAGATCTAAGGTCGACGACCTGAGGGGAAGCCCCATGAGTGTTGGTAACTTGGAGGAACTGATCGATGAGAACCACGCCATCGTCTCGTCCTCGGTCGGCCCAGAGTATTATGTTAGCATCCTCTCGTTTGTTGACAAGGACCAGCTCGAGCCCGGCTGCGCCATTTTGATGCATAACAAGGTATGGTTTTGATTGCTCTCGAAGTAAATTGGCTTGGCATTTTATATGCTTGTGGTCTTGCTGAGAATTCTTAGGGCTGGGCAATTTAGGGTTTCTTTTTAAGATGTGATAAGAGACAGCGAATTCGCTaccccgtttgcttgcttagaAAACTGCTGGGATGTTGGGAATTAGCTTTGATGAAGTCGATGGAGCTGCTATATGGAGTTAAAATCTCACCTTTTTGGTGTTTTGGTCCTCAATTGGTAATTGGAGGATTTGAGCAAAGAGTCCATGTAACAACAATCACGTACTGAGTCGAAGAATGCAGGTCATTTGGGTTGAAATGGCTCTCCTTGTAAAATGTCCATATAGCCTCTGGTGTTTGCATTTCTTCTTGAAATTCCTCTGCTTTACTGTGGAACTAATGTTAGATGGGAATAGTTTTGTGTTAATGTTAGCAAACCAATACTTTGGAGGATCTGTGGTTCTGTCTTGGTTCGTGTTTCTTATGGTAAAGCAAAGAAAAATACCTGATATTAAGTTGATATGTTGTTTTGGCTTTGGTGATGTCTTTTCGGTTGTGTGAAAGTGCATCCTTAACGACTTGCCAGTGATTGTCAGTACAGTGAAGTTGCCTAGGGAGGTCTTGTGAGTGCTGAGAGTCAGATAGAAATCATGTTGTCGATGAAACTAGTGATATAACATTAAGCTATGAGTGTGCACAACGGAATCTGACATTTTGAATGGTTCTTAACAGGTTCTTTCTGTGGTGGGGCTTCTTCAAGATGAAGTCGATCCCATGGTGTCAGTAATGAAGGTTGAGAAGGCACCATTGGAATCATATGCTGACATTGGTGGTCTCGATGCCCAGATACAGGAGATCAAAGAAGCTGTTGAGCTCCCTCTTACCCATCCTGAGCTGTATGAAGACATCGGTATCAAACCTCCCAAGGGAGTTATATTATATGGAGAGCCTGGAACTGGCAAAACCTTGCTTGCGAAGGTACAGTTTTGCACTTCCAATCTGTTAAGCCCTGCTACCTTCCCTTTCATTCCTAATTTTCCTGCTGATAATGGTTTACACGATGGTTTTCCTTCTTGATGGTTATATCATATGTGATATCTCCCGTAAAATGTCTTGCTAGTTATGTTTGCTTTGTGAAGTCGCATCCTGTTTGAGAGGTGTGGGACCGAGTGAAAGAACACAAATGGGAAATTGAAGATTAAATTATGACAGAGAGCCATAatgttttcctcttttttcctCAGGCTGTGGCAAACTCAACATCAGCAACGTTCTTGCGTGTTGTTGGAAGTGAATTGATTCAGAAATATTTGGGAGATGGTCCAAAATTAGTGAGGGAACTCTTCAGAGTTGCTGATGAGCTTTCACCTTCAATAGTCTTCATTGATGAAATTGATGCTGTTGGTACAAAGAGGTGATTTGGTggacttttttaaaattgccGTTCtgcatttatctttttcatgTCAAATGCCATAATCATTATGTTCTTTTAGGTACGATGCCCACTCCGGTGGTGAACGTGAGATTCAGAGGACTATGTTGGAACTGCTTAACCAGTTGGATGGTTTTGATTCAAGAGGTGATGTTAAAGTCATCCTTGCTACCAACAGAATCGAGAGTCTGGACCCTGCTTTGCTTCGACCTGGTCGAATAGATAGGAAGATTGAGTTCCCTCTGCCTGATATCAAAACAAGAAGACGTATTTTCCAGGTATTTGCTTAGAGCTTAGACACACAGAGACCAGTCTTTCTCTGCTTTGTTCGTGATGCTGAATTTGCTTCAGCACATGACTGATAAAGTCCGTCATTTGCTGTGGCTGTAGATACATACATCGAGAATGACATTAGCAGATGATGTCAACTTGGAAGAGTTTGTCATGACAAAGGATGAGTTCTCTGGAGCCGATATTAAGGCCATCTGTACTGAAGCCGGGTTGCTTGCATTGAGGGAACGCCGCATGAAGGTGCAAATCCTAACTCTCTGATGCTTATAATCTgccttttttcccttttactTTTTGAGAATTGAGATTGAGGAAAAGATTTCTTCTCCGACATACAATAAAGGACACGTGACTAAATAACCGAGTGGAGGATGTTTGAAAGGAAGCATAGGAAGATTT
Above is a window of Punica granatum isolate Tunisia-2019 chromosome 7, ASM765513v2, whole genome shotgun sequence DNA encoding:
- the LOC116214767 gene encoding 26S proteasome regulatory subunit 4 homolog A-like, whose protein sequence is MGQGTPGGLNRQPGDRKQDGADKKEKKFEPAAPPSRVGRKQRKQKGPEAAARLPTVTPLTKCKLRLLKLERIKDYLLMEEEFVANQERLKPQEEKAEEDRSKVDDLRGSPMSVGNLEELIDENHAIVSSSVGPEYYVSILSFVDKDQLEPGCAILMHNKVLSVVGLLQDEVDPMVSVMKVEKAPLESYADIGGLDAQIQEIKEAVELPLTHPELYEDIGIKPPKGVILYGEPGTGKTLLAKAVANSTSATFLRVVGSELIQKYLGDGPKLVRELFRVADELSPSIVFIDEIDAVGTKRYDAHSGGEREIQRTMLELLNQLDGFDSRGDVKVILATNRIESLDPALLRPGRIDRKIEFPLPDIKTRRRIFQIHTSRMTLADDVNLEEFVMTKDEFSGADIKAICTEAGLLALRERRMKVTHADFKKAKDKVMFKKKEGVPEGLYM